The Zingiber officinale cultivar Zhangliang chromosome 2A, Zo_v1.1, whole genome shotgun sequence genomic sequence TATTTCAAATTGATTCAAAACACAAGTATGAGacttatgttgatgacatcatccTTTCAAATATGTTAAAAGAAGTAATAGACCATTCAGCCTAATTTATACAGACGTatacaatttaaaagaaaaacaaatactTGAAAAAATAAGTATTTCATGACTTTCACTTTATTGATGATaacataaaattttattatgtgtattttcttaaaagtaaaaataaaattataaaaaaaatcattctttAGAAAAATGAGATTGAAAATTAACATTAAGATAATACCTAGTGACCAACGAAATGAAATTAATTATTTGTGATATGTGTAGTTATTCCATCATACAGTATGATATTTGAATAAGGCATACATGCCCATGTTTTTATCAAAGTGTATACAATTCATATAATAAGCATATAGATATAACAATTATATTACATTTTAATAGTCACCGCTTATTGTTCTACCTCCATCGACCGTAATCACTTGACCGGTGatgaaagaggaagaaggaaggcaAAGAAAAGCCACTAAAGCTGCCACTTCTTCAGGCTCTCCCACACGCCCAAGCGGAGTACGATGACACCACTTCGCTACCCGTTCTTTgttctccatgaactattaaacATAAAACTCTTATACAATTTAAATTTCATGATATTTACATGAAAAGGAACACAATTAAGTTAAGATAAAGATAAGCAATTATATACCGGTTTAGCCATAGGTGTGTCGATCATACCGGGCGCAACACAATTGGTACGAATATTATCCTTAGCCCACTCGCAAGCGAGACATTTAGTGAGTTGGTTCAGGGCTCCTAAAGACAAATAAAACAAATTTCATATTGCATTTAGATATCAACatggtttttttattatttttttggaaaataattaGGATACCCTTAGACGCTCCATAGACGGACATAGAAAATTTTCCTTGGAGACCAGCAGTTGAGGAAATGAAGATGATATTGCCTCGTCCAGATGCCTTGAGAAGAGGATGAGCGAGTTGACTCAAATGGAAACCAGCTTCCAAGTTGATGTTCATGGTATGCTTGTATTCCTCTTGAGTCACTTCTAAAACTGGTTTAACGTAAGCAGATGCTGCATTATTAACCTTCACAAACAGTCAATCGAATTCAGTTAACGATtagagaaataaaaaatatttaacaattTTATCAAAGCTACTACAAGAACAACTGTCAAATCAACACCAGGATATTGAGTTTGCCGTTGAAGATGGCGCTGACTTCCTTTATAagcttctccctctcttccgagGAGGAGACGTCACAGACCGAACCAGACACCTGAAGCTTCAGGTCTCTCCATTTCTGCAAACTCTGTTTCAGCTCTGCTTCATTCCTGGCGCAAGTATGAACTGCTGCTCCAAATCTTGCTAGTTCTTCCACAATAGCACACCtgcaacagcaacagcaacagcaacaacaacaacaaactaTAAAAAGAAGATAAAAGCAAAATATTTACCCTATCCCTTTGGATCCGCCAGTGACCAAGGCTGTTTCTCCTCGAAGAGACCATCTGTTTCCCAACTCCATCAATTGCTGCTATCTGATCAATATCTCAGAAAATAGTATGAGAAGAAAGGCAGAAGAAGAGTAAAGTGGCGATTGACTCGGTTATTTCTTATAATATATATACtaacaaaaaattatttattttaaaatgtttttttccttttctttcctactACACAAAAATTAAAGATGATAGTTTAGTTTGTTGTCATCGTGTATTTCATTGGATGGACGGGTGCTTGCATTCGATTTGATAGAGAAAAATCATGGAAAATCAACCAATCACTTTAATGTTTATTTCCTTTCGCTGTCTATTTTGTTCTGGTATATTTTGTCTATTTGCTGCACAAGAGTCAAAATTGATGAAGTTTGGAAATTTTAGATagaattaattttttctttagacttttaattatttgaataatttttatggattttaaaaatctagatgtatttaatttagatttttataAGCTTTATAGAAATTTAGTGGTAttcaaattagatttttatagaattttaaaaagtcatgtgatattcaaacttaactttttaaaactctatgaaaatcTTTTGGAATTCAAAGTTTCAATAGATTTTAATGGATTCTTTTAGAATtcttgaatataaattttaatcaataaaagCTCTCCAAAACACGTGgtataacttttaaaataaaataaaaagtttcTCCTCGCTATTAACTTTAAATCGCCTTAACTTTTTTACGAATAAGTCCTTTCTCTTCCCACTCcttgattttgattatttctttgatcTAAAAGGCTCTGTCCTTGTTTAACATCTCAATGACCTGCATCAACTTCTTAGCATGCATTTCATGCGACGCTGAGAGTCCTCTGAAACACCGTTTTTAGACGTTATAACAGTAAATTAATGGATTGAAACGGCTGAAACGGAACGATAGCCGCTTATAGCATTTTCTTTGACGGCGGCAGGTTACCGGTGGAGAATTTTCTCCGGTTGCTTGTGATGGAAAACAATGAGGAGTGTCAACAGGTGAAGCTTGTTGTGCGTCGgaaaggagaaaaataaatagaaaaattatttgaggCGGTCGGTGATGTTTCCGTCGGCTACTTGCGAGTGGGTCGAAGTCGAAGTCGATTTGGACAGTGGCGCACTGGCGCTGTGCGTACATGGAAGAGAAACTTGAAACAttagattttaatataaaatatatattaataaatcaaattaatcctcaacttaattaatagataatttaataaagtctaatgaaattaaaccctaaaaatattctataaaatttatttaaatcttaaaaattactaactaaattttatatatttatatttatttattttaataatattattactatcaaaataataataatactattaattttattactaatcaaatttattaatttaatgctTTATTAAAAAATTGACCAAATTAAAGGGTTAGACCAATATTTCAtgataatttggattaaatttgtaaataaaaatatttaaaattattataatattgttggatttaaaattatattattaatttttaaaaaaaaaaaattaagacgtTATCCTCTCTTTATTTTTAgccataaaaatataaaaagttgaaaaaaaaaatgtatgaacaaatatactatttattatttactaaaaaaataaatttaattaggtattttaggttttatttgaaaataaatatcgtGTGAAACCATGACCACCTACACTTTTCCAAGATTGAATATACCCTCTTAAatctataagtttctataaaatttataaatgtttgtaaaagttttgtaaaaaaatttatagaaCTTCATAAAATTCTTTTCCAAActatatgaaattttataaaaatcaataaaaatctatCAACTTTATAAAAGTCTATCATTAAAAAAAGTCAATACAAATCATTCAATCTTTTAATTGAATATACCCCTCTTAAATTTTTAGTTCTAACCAACAAATCCAACATGACAACTCGAGTATGAGGAGTTCATGCCTTGATAATCACATAATAGACTTTCCCTTCCCTCCTTTTTCGTATACTCAGATAATAGAGAATAGAGAATAGAGAATAGAGAACACAAGTACATATGTTGCACTCTTCCTTAGTTTTCCTTAGAgggatctgacttgagcgtcaattGAGTTTTAACAGAGGTCCCCCAAGCCCCTTCTCACTAATTCTTGTTGGTGCAGTCCTGCAACTTAGGCCTTCGTTCCTCCCTTCGTGACAACGACAGATCTGATCCATAGCAGATCCGACCAACAACAAGCACAATAGATAACTGACCCGATAACAAAGTCGACCTAGTGCATGCATCAACAAAAACCTAGATCTCAGATGAAACATACtactaagcaaaaaaaaaaaaaacatggtaAACTACCtgtgttaaaaaaaatgaataacaAATTATCTTCAAGAGAGTTTAGTCTCACATTAAAATTTTTACAATAACATAATTATTGATATTATGAATTTATATGAACAGGAGAATATTTGTCACTCGAATCATTTTTATTTTCCTATCTCTATCAATCAAGTTTTACAAAAATTTTCTATTGGTCATTAGAATAAATCATAACGTGCTGCTCACAGCGGTTAGTTAATTAGTCCGGTATTTTTAGATCAATCGTTGTTAATTTACCGAAGTTAGGATTTCGATTTTGAGATGTTCGAAAAATTGAAAAGACACCCTGATAATATAACATTGCCCCGAGCTAATTTATTTTGTCGATTTGATGTACAGTATTCAAAATTGAAGAAGTTGGAAATATAATATAGAAGCAGCTAGCTAGCTAGCCCGCCCAGACAATAAAAGACATCCTGACTGGCTATGGGTGTAGGATGACCGAGCCAAGATAATCAGTGATGGATTCAGGAATTCAAATATGGAGGGGCGATCATGATAAACAAGGGACGGTATCCTCCATCTTCATCGTAAAACCCCATAATACTATGAGTTACACCGCCGGCGGGGGAGCTGACCGCCGATGTTGTCCCCCCACTGAATCCGCCCCTGAAGATAACCTGCCTATGCCCACACCCAATTGGCCGATCTGCAAAGTCAAGTTCGGCGTTGGAAATACAAGCTTAGCCTGGTTGCATCCTCGATCACACAATCTCGACTAATGTAGAATAGTGAAGCTCAATGTCCGGAGGAGCAGGACTCGAAAGTGGGGCGGCCATGATCTGAGAAGAGGAgattaaaagagaattattaaacAAACTagtatatagtaattattagaataaattagttaactaattttcttttattaatttgtCAATTAATCAAGTATGTAATATTTCtctaaatatattatatatcaatcaagaaatttattttattataaactctcaatatattgtatgtaatttttttttcactATTGCTGTTGAAAATTCTACTACAATAGGGCTGCTCTCGTGACGTTTTGTTCAAGCACATTGTGTCCTGATCACACTTCTTCCTCAACCATACGGCGCGCCACGACTCTCCTTTATCGTTTTTGTTTTCGAGCAACAACAACTTTCCTTCTTCGTTGGAATCATCTAGTATGGCGGTTCCTGACTGTGGGGGCTACTTTTGCAGCTCCCCAATCTTCTTCTCCGGTAGACTTTTATGCAGGAGGTGATGAAGCAGGTGGTGTTGGTGGAGAAATAGAGTCAACCTGAGCTCTAAGCCTTCCACCTTCCGTCTCCTCCCCGTCCTTCTTCCCACACAAAAGGATACGTTGAAGCGCGTCTGAGCATGCGATCGGTGGCGGCAGTGACGGATGACCTATGCAGGGTGGATTCAGCCCCCCTGTAAAAAAATTTCCAGTTCCGCCCCTGAATAGCCTCCTCTCCACGTGTGCGATCGCAACCAACTGTGCAGATCCTTCTTCCGTGGAACAGACACTGTCTAACCTCTTGTTGGATATTTTTGTTTATGAAAAACATGGGTATATTAATTTTCGATATTAAAATTCAACAAATAGGTTCAATTAGTCATCTCGACAATGAATCGATGACTCTAACCGATAGAGTTTGGTATGACGATGTAAACTTTGTCCTATTTATGCTCTCAACATCTCTTTTCGATTATCGAAGTATTCCTTCAAGTAAGAGACATATTCTTCTTGGTATCATCGCTACCGAACAAATCTCGTCGGTCATCAAGTTATCCCTTTGGATATCAACACAACCCCTTTTGGTAAACTTTTGCCTAAGGGTAAGAGTGTTAAGGTCGAGGTGAAGACTTGACCTTCTTTTCTTAAGACGATTACTATCCCGCCTAGTTGCTTACGGTTTATTGGCAATTatctcccaagatacaatgacttGCATCTCGAAATAGGAGCACTCCAAATTTCGAGTCCTGTCAAACTTTCCAAGCCTTGAAACtcttaagagaggagagagaggagagagagtagAGAATCCAAGAGGAGAATTCACAACTTGAGAATTGAGTGTgttgagtgaaaggaatgaggttGGTTTTATAGGGATAAAGGGTTACTCCTAAGAAGTGAAATATTTCTTCCAAGAGGTGAAAGAATATAGAATGTATCTTTTCCTTTAAACCTTTTCACTTAAACTTTTtcattatgattaattaatttacttGATTAATCTGATTAACTATTTACTTAATTTATTatagatattaattaatcaattaattaatatcacaatGATTAATTTTTTTGTCAATCAATTGATCaacgaaattaattataatttcatagtCCTCAAAGGTTCTACATACTCGAGTTAGCATTTAACTATGAATCCAACTTGGACCAACTCTTCATTAgatattaatttctcattcacttgAGAAATTGGTTTACGACGGTCTACTCGCGAAATAGCCATCTTATCCCTAGTCGTCACCAAAACCAattttccaacaatcccccatatGAATAGAAATTATGAATAAGTTTCAAGTCTCAAACAAGAGTTTCATCAGAAGATTATTGTAtcaggagaggtagcttgtgactTTGAACCTTCCATAGTGGAATACAATCGGATTTACTTGGCTACCCAATGAACTATGTCTTAAATTGTTCTGCCATTGGTATAAATCATGATAATCATATCTACACAATAGCCCCCTAGGCTTTTACCAGTTCTCTATCATGTTCATTTTGGCCATAGACAAATCTTGGGATTCATAAGTGTTTCATTGAAATGACCCGTCTTCTCACTTATATAGGTGACCTCCTATTAAGAGTATCTTGTCATACCCTATTATACTCTTTATGGTATAATATAGGAATCAATAAGAACTTTTGTTCATCCTTTACTTATTTTACAGGTTGCACCTTTTGTCTCCAATAATGAGTTGGAGGAATTACTTCTAGGTGCCTCAAATCTTGTAACTTAGTTGTCCCTTTTGAATcatgatcttgggatctccagtcaacattgTTCGGTTACCACTACTCGATTTAAATGTTGAATTTTAGACTCATTCCCCTAGACATGCAGTATAATTGATCTCTTGATAGGCCTAGCGGATCCGCACAATTCTTCATATTCAATAGAGATTTTACCACTAGAGATCTGCTGCTTTAATGgtattaaattatttcaaaacttaccaTTTTACACTAGTGCTCTTCTCATAATTTCTTAGATACGATAATATTGGCACAGTAGTTAACTCCCACATTAGAAGGTTCGTGATCTTTCAATGTCTTATAGAGATTTTCCATTTCTATCTCACTAGGACTTGTGGTTTACCGAAAGGATAATTTCCcccataatttttagaataaacCCAAAACTTATCAACATAACTTTTATCATCTCCTCAATATTTGAGCCACCATTATTGAATTAAGGTGAATGCGAtatagtcaattattgaaatgttGCTCTTCCTTGAGAAACATTCCTTGAACAATATCCTGCATTCTCTCTCTCAATCACCATGGATGATCTTGCTTAGTTGATTTTTCCAATCACATTTCTAGTATTTTATAAAACACTTCAAGGGCCTCAAACTTACTTAAAAGTAAGTCTCCATAACTCTAATCTTTTGATTTCACCGAGTTAAAACTACGGTTGTTTAATCAGGATGATGATCACGATTACACGTGTTGTCAAAAAAATGCTCAAtctagaaagtatgcatcacttggtCGTCCAATTTCACTCAGCTAGAGTTATGATCGTTTAATTGGAGTGTTGACTAGGATTGTATTAGTCTTAGAGAGATACTCGACTCAAGAAGCatacatcccttggtcttccaatctcatCGAGCCAAAGTTGCGGTCGTTTGATTGGAGT encodes the following:
- the LOC122040520 gene encoding tropinone reductase homolog At5g06060-like isoform X1; this encodes MELGNRWSLRGETALVTGGSKGIGCAIVEELARFGAAVHTCARNEAELKQSLQKWRDLKLQVSGSVCDVSSSEEREKLIKEVSAIFNGKLNILVNNAASAYVKPVLEVTQEEYKHTMNINLEAGFHLSQLAHPLLKASGRGNIIFISSTAGLQGKFSMSVYGASKGALNQLTKCLACEWAKDNIRTNCVAPGMIDTPMAKPFMENKERVAKWCHRTPLGRVGEPEEVAALVAFLCLPSSSFITGQVITVDGGRTISGDY
- the LOC122040520 gene encoding tropinone reductase homolog At5g06060-like isoform X2 encodes the protein MELGNRWSLRGETALVTGGSKGIGCAIVEELARFGAAVHTCARNEAELKQSLQKWRDLKLQVSGSVCDVSSSEEREKLIKEVSAIFNGKLNILVNNAASAYVKPVLEVTQEEYKHTMNINLEAGFHLSQLAHPLLKASGRGNIIFISSTAGLQGKFSMSVYGASKGALNQLTKCLACEWAKDNIRTNCVAPGMIDTPMAKPDEEPKLKHS